One Rhodothermales bacterium genomic window carries:
- a CDS encoding GntR family transcriptional regulator has protein sequence MITIDRSSRKHVLEQLKEQVRYALATGAFPVGSRLPSTRVLADQLHISFHTVRKAYQELAEEGLLESIKGSGFRVCERLAPNVEDRMEQGAAIVHETLQRLLGLGLEESEVEYLLEEQFSVLERANDRPRVLFVAAYQEMAEACAEAVTHTLQTPLDPIALAAMDQEQDAEYVLTPHVNVRQAMDLLPRSDVLSVTVYLTPETLDRIARLRSHETLGIVSYYAGTIPFLMKEIQQQTGFEGQMFGASIDQGSRHILQLSGQLDLLAYTPRSRRRLLQLRQDMQHLLAPIDWFIARDSLDAIKRLIPS, from the coding sequence TGAAGGAACAGGTACGCTACGCGCTGGCGACGGGTGCGTTTCCCGTAGGCTCCAGACTGCCATCGACGCGCGTCCTGGCCGATCAACTGCATATATCCTTTCATACCGTCCGCAAGGCCTATCAGGAATTGGCGGAAGAAGGTTTGCTGGAATCCATAAAAGGGAGCGGATTCAGGGTCTGCGAGCGGCTGGCGCCCAATGTCGAGGATCGCATGGAACAGGGCGCCGCCATCGTGCACGAGACGTTGCAGCGATTGCTCGGGCTCGGACTCGAGGAATCCGAGGTCGAGTACCTGCTCGAAGAACAGTTCTCCGTGCTCGAGCGCGCCAACGACCGCCCCCGGGTACTGTTTGTCGCGGCGTACCAGGAGATGGCGGAGGCGTGCGCCGAAGCGGTAACCCACACCCTCCAGACGCCGCTCGACCCGATCGCGCTGGCCGCGATGGACCAGGAGCAGGACGCCGAATACGTCCTCACCCCGCACGTGAACGTGCGGCAGGCCATGGACCTGCTGCCGCGCAGCGACGTGCTCAGCGTCACCGTCTACCTCACGCCGGAGACGCTCGACCGCATCGCCCGGCTCCGGTCGCACGAAACGCTGGGCATCGTGAGCTACTACGCCGGCACGATTCCCTTTCTCATGAAAGAGATCCAGCAACAGACCGGCTTCGAGGGCCAGATGTTCGGGGCATCGATCGACCAGGGATCGCGGCATATCCTGCAGCTCAGCGGCCAGCTCGATCTGCTGGCCTACACGCCGCGCAGCCGCCGGCGCCTGCTTCAACTGCGGCAGGACATGCAGCACCTGCTGGCCCCGATCGACTGGTTCATCGCGCGCGACTCGCTCGACGCCATCAAACGGCTGATACCGTCCTGA